TCATCCAAGTGGTGGTTCAGGAAGTAGTCAGCTAACAGCGGCGCACCCATCAAGTGATCCAACGGAATATCGAAGAAGCCTTGAATTTGGGCAGCATGAAGATCGAGTGCCAAAATCCGTGTTGCACCGGCTGTTTCCAGCATATTTGCAACTAACTTAGCGGTAATTGGTTCGCGAGAACGTGCTTTCCGATCTTGACGCGCATATCCGTAATAAGGAATAACCACGTTAATGGTCTTAGCACTCGCGCGACGTAGGGCGTCAATCATGATCAATAGTTCCATCAAATTGTCATTAACGGGAGCGGAAGTTGATTGAATGATATAAACTTGGTCACCACGAATACTTTCCTCAATGTTAATGCGAATTTCGCCATCACTAAAGCGATCGACCGAAGTCTTACCCAACTTAACCCCAACGGCGTCCGCGATTTTTTCTGCCAATGGTTTATTTGAATTCAAAGCAAAGATTTTTAACTTTGGATCAAAATACTGTTCTGACATAATTTCCTCCATTCGAAAATTTATTACTTACTAAATAATAGGCATTTTGCTAGTGAAAATCAAGTCCCAACAACAAGGCAAAATTGCGTGAGACTGGGCTGGAAGCACGACTTTCGGCAATCTAAGCCCCTTCGTGATTAAAGATTAAAGTTTCGTGAGCCCCGATTACCGAACAATCTTAGTTAATGAGACCGCTATCAGTTGTAATTGGTACTGACACACGCATTGTACCAGTTATTGCCTTAGTTGGTACTTGACCGCTGCCGTTTCTCGCGTTCAAAAGTAACCAGTCCTAGAAGTCGGAATAGAGCGCACACCGGCTGACGAACAGGGATCTACTAAACTGTTCAGTTATCTAAACACACTCAGTGGTGCTGATTTAAATAAGTCACGACATCGCGCCCCAAACGATTCATCCCTTGATATTGTTGGTACTGCTTGCCATTCTGGGCCATGACGACAATGCTATAAGTGCCTTGTTTGGTCTTAAAAATGGCCGCGTCGTTTTGGACACCCTTATCGGGATATTCGCCAGTTTTATTATAGACCGTGGCGTGTTTAACTAAGTATGGTAGCTTGCTGTGGTTGCGACAGCCCTTAAGTAAGGTCAACATCTTCTTATCATACGTCTTACCTAATAACTTATGTTGATATGTCAGCGTTAAAAAACGAGTTAGATCAGCCACCGACGTGTAATTATCGCGTCCCCAGCGTAGCGCGTTCGTATCAAGCATATACCGTTGTAAAACCGTCTGCTTGAATCGATAATGCTTAATGGCCGCATTAACGCCCCTGAAGCCCCCCGCACGTTTGATCAACCGGTTAGCCGCGTTATTATCGGAATTATGAATCATTAATTTTAAATCATTTTGATCTTGCTGTGTTAGCCGTAACTTTCGTTGTTGGACCCGTCGATAAATCGTCAGCATAACATAAACTTTGATCGTACTAGCAGAACGTTGACGAGTCATGCGCTGATTTCCCGTTTGCACGGTTAGTTTTCGTCGACCTAATCGGGTCACCTTGACCGACCAGCGCCCACCTAGTGATTTCAAATCACGTTGCGCGA
This Lactiplantibacillus plantarum DNA region includes the following protein-coding sequences:
- a CDS encoding ribose-phosphate diphosphokinase, translating into MSEQYFDPKLKIFALNSNKPLAEKIADAVGVKLGKTSVDRFSDGEIRINIEESIRGDQVYIIQSTSAPVNDNLMELLIMIDALRRASAKTINVVIPYYGYARQDRKARSREPITAKLVANMLETAGATRILALDLHAAQIQGFFDIPLDHLMGAPLLADYFLNHHLDENAVVVSPDHGGVTRARKLAEFLKAPIAIIDKRRPRANVAEVMNIIGDVKGKRAIMIDDMIDTAGTITLGAQALVDAGATEVYASCTHPVLSGPAIERIEKSPIKKLVVTDSIELPAAKRIDKIEQVSVGQLMGQAIKFIHENKPVSPLFKNRFHNEEN
- a CDS encoding serine hydrolase, with translation MQTKKWIRGLVCGLALLGGWSWALPVHATSVKSEQTAVKKIAQRDLKSLGGRWSVKVTRLGRRKLTVQTGNQRMTRQRSASTIKVYVMLTIYRRVQQRKLRLTQQDQNDLKLMIHNSDNNAANRLIKRAGGFRGVNAAIKHYRFKQTVLQRYMLDTNALRWGRDNYTSVADLTRFLTLTYQHKLLGKTYDKKMLTLLKGCRNHSKLPYLVKHATVYNKTGEYPDKGVQNDAAIFKTKQGTYSIVVMAQNGKQYQQYQGMNRLGRDVVTYLNQHH